A genomic region of Arachis hypogaea cultivar Tifrunner chromosome 5, arahy.Tifrunner.gnm2.J5K5, whole genome shotgun sequence contains the following coding sequences:
- the LOC112800799 gene encoding zinc finger CCCH domain-containing protein 6 isoform X1, with amino-acid sequence MKRARKSKSNRVSWAPASNLCQIKLFLSDDCPSKVGLKSQDHLQAKTSSMLPSSTNEHMDLPPGFEDNHFLNQPKVELSRISPIKWERPPLFAFRHDWRVAAGEESKEKMDQKLREMKVLEAVYPRISAIPPSPSVSHDVDKEGYDDNHTPLIPIIPIEEEDSMDINPEVSDAKLADTPTKLLSQNLQQYIAAATPINSQCNTSAAVPLSAGGNSMLAISPGSEPDLAAASALVAAAILKSNEQGNPIDMDLLVKIFNDPIMIEKLVNQRGTATATITTSSTTGLKSAASGTTPTSTVGLVPSSAPKQATSLASMLIPTLNKPAIPPVPLSSPSSGNLATSSITLPPQPTTQSPSPPPPSTSTFNKHRSVNNNVHHVTNGALPSLEPQPPPQDTTLLSGIKRTSSLPCVNSSSELSTVSLNSTAVNLHAGANQVRSTAATVAYQTSSTGSSFAVKDANYYKNLIRQHGADKQDGQESLIGIRHNNFQDFKMVHNLKQREVIFKNQKPCIYFNSSRGCRNGANCPYQHDISAQWGAGNDLVAQNAKRMKLGTEVNGRI; translated from the exons ATGAAGCGGGCAAGGAAATCGAAATCGAACAGGGTTTCGTGGGCTCCTGCGTCTAATTTGTGTCAG ATCAAATTGTTTCTGTCTGACGACTGTCCTTCAAAAGTTGGACTGAAATCTCAAGATCATCTTCAAGCAAAGACATcttcaatgttgccttcaagtaCTAATGAACATATGGACTTACCTCCTGGATTTGAAGACAATCACTTCTTAAACCAGCCAAAGGTTGAACTCTCTCGCATCTCTCCGATTAAATGGGAGCGCCCTCCTCTG TTTGCTTTCAGACATGATTGGCGTGTTGCTGCTGGTGAAGAAAGTAAGGAGAAAATGGATCAAAAGCTAAGAGAAATGAAAGTGCTTGAAGCAGTTTATCCTCGCATTTCTGCCATACCTCCCAG CCCTTCTGTTTCTCATGATGTAGACAAGGAAGGTTATGATGATAACCACACTCCTCTCATCCCTATCATTCCCATTGAGGAGGAGGATTCGATGGATATTAATCCTGAAGTGTCAGACGCAAAACTCGCAGATACCCCCACTAAGTTGCTGTCACAAAACTTGCAGCAATATATAGCAGCTGCAACACCTATTAATTCACAATGCAACACCTCTGCTGCTGTTCCCTTATCTGCAGGTGGAAACTCCATGCTGGCAATTTCTCCTGGTTCGGAACCAGATTTAGCTGCAGCCTCAGCTCTGGTAGCAGCAGCCATTTTGAAGAGTAATGAGCAAGGAAACCCAATTGATATGGATCTACTTGTTAAAATATTTAATGACCCAATAATGATAGAGAAATTGGTTAACCAACGGGGAACTGCAACCGCCACCATAACTACCTCTTCAACTACTGGGTTGAAATCTGCTGCTTCTGGGACTACACCCACAAGCACAGTTGGTTTAGTTCCTTCTTCTGCTCCAAAGCAAGCAACTTCCTTAGCCTCCATGTTGATACCTACACTTAATAAGCCAGCAATTCCCCCAGTTCCATTATCTAGTCCTTCCTCTGGTAATTTAGCAACTAGCTCAATTACCCTGCCTCCACAACCAACTACACAATCACCTTCACCTCCACCTCCATCCACTTCTACATTTAATAAGCACAGGTCTGTCAACAATAATGTTCACCATGTAACGAATGGAGCACTTCCCTCTTTAGAACCCCAGCCTCCTCCTCAAGATACAACTCTGTTATCTGGTATAAAGCGCACGTCATCATTACCTTGTGTGAATTCATCCAGTGAATTGAGCACAGTGTCTTTGAATTCAACTGCTGTGAATTTGCATGCAGGTGCAAACCAGGTGCGATCAACGGCTGCCACAGTGGCTTATCAAACAAGTAGCACCGGTTCTTCTTTTGCAGTGAAGGATGCCAACTATTATAAGAACCTTATTAGGCAACATGGTGCAGATAAGCAAGATGGTCAAGAATCACTAATAGGTATCCGTCATAATAATTTCCAAGACTTTAAAATGGTACATAACCTTAAACAAAGGGAAGTGATATTCAAAAACCAGAAACCTTGCATATACTTTAACAGCTCAAGGGGTTGCCGAAATGGTGCAAATTGCCCCTATCAGCATGATATCTCAGCTCAGTGGGGAGCTGGTAATGACCTAGTGGCACAAAATGCAAAAAGAATGAAACTAGGTACAGAAGTTAATGGGAGGATATAA
- the LOC112800799 gene encoding zinc finger CCCH domain-containing protein 6 isoform X2, whose product MKRARKSKSNRVSWAPASNLCQIKLFLSDDCPSKVGLKSQDHLQAKTSSMLPSSTNEHMDLPPGFEDNHFLNQPKVELSRISPIKWERPPLFAFRHDWRVAAGEESKEKMDQKLREMKVLEAVYPRISAIPPSPSVSHDVDKEGYDDNHTPLIPIIPIEEEDSMDINPEVSDAKLADTPTKLLSQNLQQYIAAATPINSQCNTSAAVPLSAGGNSMLAISPGSEPDLAAASALVAAAILKSNEQGNPIDMDLLVKIFNDPIMIEKLVNQRGTATATITTSSTTGLKSAASGTTPTSTVGLVPSSAPKQATSLASMLIPTLNKPAIPPVPLSSPSSGNLATSSITLPPQPTTQSPSPPPPSTSTFNKHRSVNNNVHHVTNGALPSLEPQPPPQDTTLLSGANQVRSTAATVAYQTSSTGSSFAVKDANYYKNLIRQHGADKQDGQESLIGIRHNNFQDFKMVHNLKQREVIFKNQKPCIYFNSSRGCRNGANCPYQHDISAQWGAGNDLVAQNAKRMKLGTEVNGRI is encoded by the exons ATGAAGCGGGCAAGGAAATCGAAATCGAACAGGGTTTCGTGGGCTCCTGCGTCTAATTTGTGTCAG ATCAAATTGTTTCTGTCTGACGACTGTCCTTCAAAAGTTGGACTGAAATCTCAAGATCATCTTCAAGCAAAGACATcttcaatgttgccttcaagtaCTAATGAACATATGGACTTACCTCCTGGATTTGAAGACAATCACTTCTTAAACCAGCCAAAGGTTGAACTCTCTCGCATCTCTCCGATTAAATGGGAGCGCCCTCCTCTG TTTGCTTTCAGACATGATTGGCGTGTTGCTGCTGGTGAAGAAAGTAAGGAGAAAATGGATCAAAAGCTAAGAGAAATGAAAGTGCTTGAAGCAGTTTATCCTCGCATTTCTGCCATACCTCCCAG CCCTTCTGTTTCTCATGATGTAGACAAGGAAGGTTATGATGATAACCACACTCCTCTCATCCCTATCATTCCCATTGAGGAGGAGGATTCGATGGATATTAATCCTGAAGTGTCAGACGCAAAACTCGCAGATACCCCCACTAAGTTGCTGTCACAAAACTTGCAGCAATATATAGCAGCTGCAACACCTATTAATTCACAATGCAACACCTCTGCTGCTGTTCCCTTATCTGCAGGTGGAAACTCCATGCTGGCAATTTCTCCTGGTTCGGAACCAGATTTAGCTGCAGCCTCAGCTCTGGTAGCAGCAGCCATTTTGAAGAGTAATGAGCAAGGAAACCCAATTGATATGGATCTACTTGTTAAAATATTTAATGACCCAATAATGATAGAGAAATTGGTTAACCAACGGGGAACTGCAACCGCCACCATAACTACCTCTTCAACTACTGGGTTGAAATCTGCTGCTTCTGGGACTACACCCACAAGCACAGTTGGTTTAGTTCCTTCTTCTGCTCCAAAGCAAGCAACTTCCTTAGCCTCCATGTTGATACCTACACTTAATAAGCCAGCAATTCCCCCAGTTCCATTATCTAGTCCTTCCTCTGGTAATTTAGCAACTAGCTCAATTACCCTGCCTCCACAACCAACTACACAATCACCTTCACCTCCACCTCCATCCACTTCTACATTTAATAAGCACAGGTCTGTCAACAATAATGTTCACCATGTAACGAATGGAGCACTTCCCTCTTTAGAACCCCAGCCTCCTCCTCAAGATACAACTCTGTTATCTG GTGCAAACCAGGTGCGATCAACGGCTGCCACAGTGGCTTATCAAACAAGTAGCACCGGTTCTTCTTTTGCAGTGAAGGATGCCAACTATTATAAGAACCTTATTAGGCAACATGGTGCAGATAAGCAAGATGGTCAAGAATCACTAATAGGTATCCGTCATAATAATTTCCAAGACTTTAAAATGGTACATAACCTTAAACAAAGGGAAGTGATATTCAAAAACCAGAAACCTTGCATATACTTTAACAGCTCAAGGGGTTGCCGAAATGGTGCAAATTGCCCCTATCAGCATGATATCTCAGCTCAGTGGGGAGCTGGTAATGACCTAGTGGCACAAAATGCAAAAAGAATGAAACTAGGTACAGAAGTTAATGGGAGGATATAA